The Arachis hypogaea cultivar Tifrunner chromosome 16, arahy.Tifrunner.gnm2.J5K5, whole genome shotgun sequence genome contains a region encoding:
- the LOC140180132 gene encoding uncharacterized protein yields MLFCDLALSFSAPPSLLQPLLYGDTVTTLFTPHGEHRGRCYILSVGRLCIFSKRILGDKLHFRTLLKAKRPCPYLPLLLAPHPNTALLCYATTAALLCRTAFVALQLCTAVVALLLRSNDVAALLHRTTTSPCSSASLLTTALLCLPSPLLLVPPLLLHNSEIRKYQKSTELLIRKLPFQRLVREIAQNFKVYDCYIEAIAAVTVAIVFSSSIDSCQNGCVAACVPLCHQITVKGVTTAHFSNQFAGVTLYHPKPYL; encoded by the exons ATGCTGTTTTGTGACTTAGCTCTTTCCTTTTCAGCACCACCATCACTCTTGCAGCCACTTTTGTATGGTGACACAGTGACGACTCTTTTCACTCCGCATGGtgagcaccgaggacggtgctacatcttaagtgtggggaggttgtgcatctttaGCAAGCGCATTTTGGGTGACAAGCTTCATTTCCGAACACTTTTA AAAGCTAAGAGACCTTGTCCATACCTTCCTCTTCTCCTTGCACCACATCCTAACACGGCTCTGCTATGCTACGCCACCACCGCGGCTTTGTTATGCCGCACCGCTTTCGTAGCTCTGCAACTTTGCACCGCCGTCGTAGCTCTGCTACTTCGCAGCAACGACGTCGCAGCTCTCCTACATCGCACCACCACCTCGCCATGCTCTTCTGCTTCTTTGCTCACCACTGCTTTATTGTGCCTCCCGTCTCCTTTACTACTCGTGCCGCCTCTGCTCCTTCACAATAG TGAGATCAGAAAGTACCAAAAGAGCACTGAGCTGTTGATCCGCAAGCTTCCCTTCCAGCGTCTTGTCCGTGAAATTGCTCAGAATTTCAAGGTATATGACTGTTATATTGAG GCCATTGCTGCAGTTACAGTTGCAATTGTCTTCTCTTCATCAATTGATTCTTGCCAAAATGGTTGTGTTGCTGCTTGTGTCCCACTCTGTCATCAAATTACTGTCAAGGGAGTAACTACTGCtcatttttcaaatcaatttgctGGTGTAACACTCTATCACCCTaaaccttacctctag